A single Bufo bufo chromosome 6, aBufBuf1.1, whole genome shotgun sequence DNA region contains:
- the LRRC59 gene encoding leucine-rich repeat-containing protein 59, with amino-acid sequence MSRAAGKAGNLREKLDGNELDLSLSDLSEIPVKELAAIPKATVLDLSCNKLTTIPSEFCSLTHIVRLDLSKNMLLQLPTDIGRLVNLQHLDLLQNRLKALPVSFAQLKSLKWLDLKDNPLNPALAKVAGDCLDEKQCKESAQRVLEYMQVIQAQKEQEMQRKLQQEQVLKQKREAEQRKKEEKEREQKRKHKAQQKARKKKDYDAQQAAQQEKEKEKKKKKEPAPSQNHKNSSKSAQKQKPRRSSRLGVVMRVILFVFITLLGSVVACRYTQLQSQSMCASVNAVYDDTVRTLRSSQMLESVLRLASRQ; translated from the exons ATGTCACGAGCTGCTGGAAAAGCCGGAAACCTGAGAGAGAAACTGGATGGGAATGAGCTGGATTTAAGCCTCAGTGATCTGAGCGAAATACCGGTGAAGGAGCTG GCTGCGATTCCCAAGGCGACTGTGCTGGATCTTTCTTGCAACAAGCTGACCACAATACCG AGTGAATTCTGCTCTCTCACTCACATTGTGAGGCTGGATCTCAGTAAGAATATGTTGCTCCAGCTTCCGACTGATATTGGCAGACTGGTGAACCTACAGCATCTCGATCTGCTCCAGAACCGTTTAAAAGCCCTGCCGGTCAGCTTCGCTCAGCTCAAG AGCTTGAAATGGTTGGACTTGAAAGACAATCCCCTGAACCCTGCCCTGGCCAAAGTAGCTGGAGACTGCCTGGACGAAAAGCAGTGTAAAGAGTCTGCGCAAAGG gttttGGAGTATATGCAAGTCATTCAGGCGCAAAAGGAACAGGAAATGCAGCGCAAACTTCAGCAGGAGCAAG TTCTGAAGCAGAAACGTGAGGCCGAgcagaggaagaaggaggagaaggaacGGGAGCAAAAGCGCAAACACAAAGCTCAGCAGAAAGCCCGCAAGAAGAAGGACTATGATGCTCAGCAGGCAGCTCAGCAAGAgaaagagaaggagaagaagaagaagaaagaacctGCACCGTCTCAGAATCACA AAAACTCTAGTAAGTCTGCACAGAAACAAAAACCACGGCGGAGCTCCAGGCTGGGTGTGGTGATGCGGGTGATCCTGTTTGTCTTCATCACGCTCCTGGGAAGTGTGGTAGCGTGCCGCTACACTCAGCTGCAGAGTCAGAGCATGTGCGCCAGCGTCAACGCAGTGTATGACGACACCGTGAGAACTCTGAGGagctcccaaatgctggagagtgtCCTCCGGCTTGCTTCTCGACAGTAA